In one window of Desulfurispora thermophila DSM 16022 DNA:
- a CDS encoding DUF917 domain-containing protein: MKKLTKQDLYDILYGCTILGTGGGGDLAEGLAMIDDALAKGKEFNLVSLDEVPDDAYIATPYMCGAVSPAVGEGEAPPDPWPTIDEEPCLKAFRAMEKYMGREFYGVISTELGGGNTAIAFYVAALAGKYIIDADPAGRSVPELQHSTYYIHGLPIAPIAVANHFGDVAILTEVVDDLRAEALVRAMAVASKNHIGVVDHPARAGVLKKAVIPGAISCALKLGQAFREAREQGRDLAGALCRAGNGVVLFRGTVRDFGWDTVDGFTVGETFLEGSGEYAGSTYKVWFKNEHIIAWRNGEIDVTVPDLICMVCDDTGEPITNPNYRVGMRVSVFALPAPAQWRTEKGLQCFGPKHFGYNIDYIPVEKKFARAE, from the coding sequence ATGAAGAAGCTAACCAAACAGGATTTGTACGATATTCTTTACGGTTGCACCATTCTGGGCACCGGTGGTGGCGGCGATCTGGCCGAAGGGCTGGCCATGATCGATGATGCTCTGGCCAAAGGCAAGGAATTCAACCTGGTCAGCCTGGATGAAGTGCCGGATGATGCTTACATTGCCACCCCCTATATGTGCGGGGCGGTTTCTCCGGCCGTCGGGGAAGGGGAAGCACCGCCGGACCCCTGGCCCACCATTGACGAAGAACCGTGCCTTAAAGCCTTTCGGGCCATGGAAAAATATATGGGCAGGGAGTTTTATGGAGTCATATCCACCGAACTGGGCGGCGGCAATACGGCCATCGCCTTTTACGTGGCCGCCCTGGCGGGCAAATACATCATTGATGCCGACCCGGCCGGCCGCTCGGTGCCCGAGCTGCAGCATTCCACCTACTACATTCACGGCCTGCCCATCGCCCCTATCGCCGTGGCCAACCATTTCGGCGATGTGGCCATCTTGACCGAAGTGGTGGACGATTTGCGGGCGGAAGCACTGGTGCGGGCCATGGCCGTGGCCAGCAAAAACCACATCGGAGTGGTGGACCACCCGGCCCGGGCCGGAGTTCTGAAAAAGGCCGTGATCCCCGGGGCCATTTCCTGTGCCTTAAAACTGGGACAGGCCTTCCGGGAAGCCAGAGAACAGGGAAGGGACCTGGCCGGGGCCCTGTGCCGGGCCGGCAACGGCGTGGTGCTGTTTAGAGGTACGGTGCGGGACTTTGGCTGGGATACCGTTGATGGCTTTACGGTGGGCGAAACCTTCCTGGAAGGCAGCGGGGAATATGCCGGTTCCACCTACAAGGTCTGGTTTAAAAACGAACATATCATTGCCTGGCGCAACGGGGAAATTGATGTCACCGTGCCCGACCTGATTTGCATGGTCTGCGACGATACCGGAGAGCCCATCACCAATCCCAACTACCGGGTGGGGATGCGGGTTTCGGTATTTGCCCTGCCCGCACCGGCGCAGTGGAGAACCGAAAAGGGCCTGCAGTGCTTTGGCCCCAAGCATTTTGGCTATAATATCGACTATATACCCGTGGAAAAGAAATTTGCCAGGGCGGAGTGA